The Streptomyces sp. NBC_01276 genome contains the following window.
GCCAGGGGTCGACATAGGTGATGCGGCTGCCGTCATCGCTGAGCGCGAAGACGTGGGAGACCTTGGCGCCGCCCGCCGGGTGATCGTTGCCCGCGGTGTCGCGCCACACCTTGTCCTCGCCGGGCGACAGGACGGACCAGGTCCAGCGGGCCGACCGGTACGGGACGGTGTTGCCGCCGCCCAACCACAGCGGGGCCCCGTAGCGGTGTGTCCAGTTCCACGTCCAAGGCGCGTTGAGGGCATGGTCCATCGTGTAGATGTTGCCGCCCTCGTCGAGCGCCACCAGCTCGTCGTCGTCCACGGAGATCCCGGTGACGTGGCCGGCCAGGCAGGCGGGCAGCGCCATCGTGCGCCAACCACCGGTCGTGGAGGCTTCCTTGACGTACATCCGGCCCTCACGCAGGGCGAAGGACCACCGTCGGTTGAAGGTGCCCGTGGTCCCCCGCAGGTTGATCTGCGACGGCAGTTCGACGGCCGCCGGCTGCAGCGCGGAGAGCCCCAGGGTGCTGTTGCCCGGTATGAGGTCGGCCAGGCCCGCGGTTCCGGCCAGTTGGCACGGACCAGTGGTGGCTGCGGCTGGGGTGGCCGGGGCGAGGGTCACCGCCGTGAGGAGGGAGGCGGCCAGTAAGGAGCGAAGCATGTCAGATCCATTCGAGAGAGATGAAGACGACCAGTGCGACGGCGTCCAGAGTGAGCAGTGAACCCACCGCGATGGCCTTGGACTTGACCTTGGGCAGGTCGTGGACCCAGTAGCTGACGAGGAAGAAAGGCATGTAGCCGATCAGCCAGATCAGCAGGGGCATGCCGGCTCGCCACCATGACCACTCCCAGGTGAGCGCGCCCACCTGGTTGAGGGCGACCTCCACACCGACCGCCGCGGCGGCTCCGGCGCCCGCCAGTACCCACCGGTTGGGCAGGCCGAGCACGCGCAATGACTTGTCGGCCGGCAGCAACTTGGCCGCGACCACGCCGAACACCGCGAACATGAAGCAGATCTCGATGTTCAGGCCGATCAGGATCAGGTAGGCCGAATCACCGCCCGGCGCGCCCCATACCGGGGCCCGTCCGGTGAAGTGGAAGACCAGGGCGTTCCAGATCTCGTTGAACCAGTCCATGCCCCAGAAGGCCAGGCCGGCGAAGAAGACGTTCCAGTTACGCCGCTCCACCTCGGTGGCGTAGACGTACAGAACGATCAGAAGTAGCGGTATGACGTACCACTGGAAGGCATGTACGTCACGCAGATGCTGCAGGGCGGTGCTGGCGGCGTCGGTCACTGAAGTGGGCTCCTTGCGTGCTGAGAGCAGGAGTCTGGCAGCGAAGCGACAGGCAGTTGAATAGCCGTCATATTACTTTTAAGTAACTGAAGGTGGGTGGTGTGCCGGGTGCGAGGGGGGCGTTCGTCGCTGCGGGAGGCCTGAGGTGGAGGCTGGGCGAGGGTTTCCGTTGTGTTGCAGCCTTCGATGAACTGATTTCGTTGAATGCTGGCAAAGCAATGGCGATATCGGTAGCGTCGGGTCCATCGCACCGACGGGTCCGCGGGTTCCTGCCGCATGCCCCGGCCCGTCCGCCATGCGTGAAGTCCCCTGATGCATAACGCACTTGTGAAAGAGGCGTACGTGAACTACAGCCAACTTCCCTCCACGCTGCCGGAGGTGGACCGAACCCGTCACCGTCGCCTGAGGGCTCAGGGAAGTCTCGACCGTGCCGTGCTCAACGCGATCCTGGACGCGGGCTTCATGTGCCACCTGGGGGTGGTCGTCGACGGGTACCCCATGGTCGTCCCCACCGTCTACGGCAGCGACGGCCGCAACCTCTACTTCCACGGGTCCGTGGCCAGCCGAAGCCTGGTCGCCTCACCCGGGGCGACGGTGTGCGTGACCGTGACGCACGTGGACGGCCTCGTGCTCGCACGGTCGGTGTTCGAGCACGGCGTCAATTACCGCAGCGCGATGATCTACGGCGTCCCGCGTCTGGTCACGGACACGGAGGAGAAGCTGGAGGGTCTGCGCTGCCTGACCGAGCAGGCCACACCCGGGCAGTGGGACTACGCGCGGCAGCCCAGCGCCAAGGAGATGGCGGCGACCGCGCTGCTCTGCATCTCGCTCGAGGAGGCGTCGGTCAAGACGAGCACCGGCGGCCCGGAGGACGGCGACGGCCCCGACGCCGCCCTCGGAATCTGGGCGGGAGTCCTCCCACTGGTCGCGACCTGGGGCGAACCGGAGGCCGACACCCTGCTCGCGGACGGCATCGAGCCGCCCCCGCACGTCACCGCCCGGAGCAACACCCGCGCATTCGTGGCGCAGGCGACCGGGTGACGTTGGCTGAAGACCGTCAGCGCAGCGGAGGTGCGACGGTCGGGCCGGCCGTGGCGGTGTTCCGGCAAGTGGGGCTTTTTCGGGGCTGTGGGCCTGTTCCGGTCCGCGGGTCTTTGAGCGTTGGCGCTGTTGACCGTTCCGCCCCTGCTCTGTTTGTGGCTGAATAGGGGTGAAG
Protein-coding sequences here:
- a CDS encoding pyridoxamine 5'-phosphate oxidase family protein; translation: MHNALVKEAYVNYSQLPSTLPEVDRTRHRRLRAQGSLDRAVLNAILDAGFMCHLGVVVDGYPMVVPTVYGSDGRNLYFHGSVASRSLVASPGATVCVTVTHVDGLVLARSVFEHGVNYRSAMIYGVPRLVTDTEEKLEGLRCLTEQATPGQWDYARQPSAKEMAATALLCISLEEASVKTSTGGPEDGDGPDAALGIWAGVLPLVATWGEPEADTLLADGIEPPPHVTARSNTRAFVAQATG